TATCGTTATCCTTTCGCAGTCCATCGGCGTACCGTCCCTGGAGCGGAGCCGCACGATGACGAAAGCCGCTTTTGCCGCGCTGGCCCTGGTGCTGGCGCTTGCCCCCCGCGCCGCCGCGCAGGCCGCGCGCGGCCCCACGGCCGTGGATTCGCTGGCCCGCGTGCGCGTGACGCAGGACTTCCTGAGCCCGCGCACCTTTACCGGGCTGGTGCTGCAGGCCGACACCGCCGACCTGGTGGTGCAGCGCGGCGACGACCGGCTGACCATTCCGCTGGCCTACGTGCGGCACGTGGACCTGTCCACCGGGCGGCGCACCGCCGGGCAGGGCGCGTGGCGCGGCGCCGTGTATGGCTTCCTGGGCGGGGCGACCGCGACGGGGATCCTGGTGCTGATCGTGAAGGCCAGCGGCGCCACCTGCCAGGACTGCCTGCTGAGCAGCCCCACCGGGAGCGCCGCGCTCCTGGGCCTCCCGCTCACCGGCGTCACCACGCTCACCGGCGCGGTGGTCGGCGCGCAAAGGCCGGGCGACGACTGGGCGCGCGTGCCGCTGCCGATCCTGCTGCGCGAAGGGGCCGGCTCCTGATCCGCCGCATGCGATCGGACACGACGAAGAGAACCCCCGCCGCGAGCAGTTCGCGGCGGGGGTTCTCTCATCTCCCGGCTGCCGATTGGCGATCAGTACGCCACGGTCTGCTCCACCGGCATGGTGGTCTCGGGCGGGCACCCGCCGCTGCAGTAGATGTCCGCGCTCGGCTGGCAGATGCCGATGCAGGTACACACGTCCGGCCACGACTGCCCGCCGGTGGAGATCGAATCCGAGACGGGGGCGGTCTGGAACGAGGTGACCTGCAGGTCTTCGGGGTTCAGGTTGAGCATGGGAGACTCCTGGATGCGGGTGGGTTGGGACGGGAAGGGACTCCAATCTTGCCACGCCCCGCAGCATTTTCAAGTACCGTCGTGAAGAGATAGCGAGCATCGCCACGCTTCCGCCATCCCGTTCGATCCTGGGATGCATACTCCGCGTTCACGCTGAAAACTTCGCGAACTCGGCTGGAAATCCCGCGCCAGCATTCGATCCAGCCAATGTCGGATTCCGAGCCCTTCGCGCGCAGAACCGGTCCTCCGCTTGCTAGGCGTACAGCTCCAGGAAGCCGCAGCGCTCGCAACGGTCGGCGTTCAGGGGAAAGCGGCGCCGGCGGTCGAGCTTCAGGCCGGTCCAGAAGCTCTTCTCCGGCGCGCCCTCGATCCACTCGGTGGGCTTCGGGCTTTGCGCCGAGTCCAGCAGGAAGCCGGTGGTCATGGGGCTGCCGCACTTGGGGCAGATCATCGCGGGCATCGGCGCGTCACCTCGGTTTCAGGACCAGGCGGCTGACGCGGCGCGACTCGGCCCTGCCGCGGTCCAGCGGGATGCGCCAGAGCCGGCCGGTGCGCCACATCGGCGTCTGGTCGCGGTAGTGGCGGCTGGTGGGCACGCCGCTCTGGCCGGTGGGGATCACGAAGCCGCCCTCGCCGTCCACGTCGGCCATGTCCACCACGTGGCGCTGGCTGGGGCCGTACGCGTTCACGAACGGCGGCGTGCGGCCGCCGTAGCCCGCCACCTTCACCGTGTTCCCCGAGCCGCCGTTGGGGAACGGGCCGATGTTGAGCCCCAGCGAACGGTTCAGCATCCCCACCACCCCGAGCGGGTGGGCGATCTGGGTGACGTGCAGGTCGCCCCAGGTGCGCGCGCCCACCGTCGCGATGGCGGCGCGCATCGCGGCGGCGGAGAGGCCGTCGAGCGTTTCCGCCGCCGGCGTGCGCACGTCGTCCACCCACGCGCCGCCATTGCGGTCGAGCACGTGCTCCAGCGCGGTGCGGGGGAAGTAGACGGGCTTGCCGCGGTACTCGTCGTCGCCGATGGCGTGGCGCAGGTTCTCCAGCCAGACGTAGAAGAGCGCCGCCGCGTGCGAGTCCACCGACGCGTCCCCCGTCCAGGCGCGGAGGTCGCGCGCGGCGGCCGAATCGCCCGCCAGCTCCGCGGCGCGCACGGCGAACGCCTTGTAGCGCACCGCCATCTCGTCGCGGACGTCCATCTCCTGGCGCTGCACGTCGGCCGCGGTCAGGCCGCGCCCGGCCAGGATCATCTCCCGGATCCGCAGGGCGCGGTACGGCTCGGCCCAGTCGTTGGCGATGAGGTACGGATAGCCGGAAGCGGCCGGGAGCTGGCGGTTGTTGGCGGTGACGATGAAGCCCTCCGCCGGGTTCAGCGCGTGCGGATGCTGGTCGAAGCCCAGCCACCCGGTCCAGTCGCCCTCGCCCGTCCACCCGGGCACGGGAAGAAGGCCGGTGCCGCCCTTCCGCACGGGAACGCGGCCGCCCATCCAGTAGCCGATGTTCCCGTCCACGTCCGCGAAGATCACGTTCTGGTGCGGGTTGTTGAACCCGTGCAGCGCCGCCGCGAACTCCGCCGCGCTCCCCGCGCGGTTCATCCCCACCAGCGCCGCCATCTCGGTGGACGGGTCCTGCGCCGTCCACCGCATCGCCAGCACCTTTCCCTTCACCCGCTCGTCCACGTCGCTCAGCACCGGGCCGTGGCGGGTCACGCGCACGCGCTGCACGACCGGCGCCGCGCCCTTCACCTGGATCGTCTCCGGGCGCACGACGAACGGCATCGGGCCCGTGGGGGTGATGTAGCGCGTGGTGTCGGACGGATCGACCTGCTCGACGAAGAAGTCGACGTCGTCCACCATCGCGTTCGTGTATCCCCAGGCCACGCGCTTCGAGTGGCCGATGACGATGATGGGGAAGCCGGGGAGCATCATCCCCGCCGCGTCGATCGCGCCGCCGTGGATGGCGCCCAGGTACCAGAGCGAGGGCGCGCGCAACGCCAGGTGCGTGTCGTTGGCCAGGATCGGCTTGCCGCTCTTCGTCCGCGCTCCCCCGATCACCCACGAGTTGGAGGCGCGGGAGATGGAGACGCCGTCGAGCAATGCCAGCGCCAGCGCGGGAACCCGCGGCAGCGGCACGGCCGAGCGGCGCGCGGCGGCGGAGGTGTCGGCCGGGACCGGCGCGGGAAGGGGGATGCGGGTGCCCGGCGCGGAGCCGGACGGAGCGGCGCCGCCCTTCCCCGCCCACTCGGCGTCGCCGCCCAGGATGGTGGGCCCCCACTGGGGATACGAGGGATACAGGTCGCGCGCCAGCTCCGGGCCCACGGCCTCGGTCGCGCGCTGCAGGTCCAGCCCCACGTTCCAGTCCGCCAGGTCCCACGCCATGATCTTGCCGATCGCCAGCGTGTTGCGGACGGTCCAGTGCTCGGGCCGGAAGCGCAGCGCCAGGAACTCGGGCGGCAGCGGGCCGGGGTGATGGTCGATCCAGGCGTTCACCCCGTCGGCGTACGCCTGCAGCAGGCGCCGGCTCTCCGGGTCCAGCGTGCGCTCGTTGTCGGCGGCGGAGCGGCCCATCCCCAGCGTGCGCAGGAAGCGGTCGGTGTCGACCAGCGGCGGGCCCAGCACCTCGGCCATCCGCCCGTCGGCCACGCGCCGGAAGAGCTCCATCTGCCAGAGCCGGTCCTGCGCGTGCACGTAGCCCACCGC
The nucleotide sequence above comes from Longimicrobium sp.. Encoded proteins:
- a CDS encoding penicillin acylase family protein, whose product is MLRKLAYVLAGLVLLVVLLAAGARWYVGRAEADPARDAVIPGLHGSVEVWRDSLGVPHVWAKDEEDLVRAVGYVHAQDRLWQMELFRRVADGRMAEVLGPPLVDTDRFLRTLGMGRSAADNERTLDPESRRLLQAYADGVNAWIDHHPGPLPPEFLALRFRPEHWTVRNTLAIGKIMAWDLADWNVGLDLQRATEAVGPELARDLYPSYPQWGPTILGGDAEWAGKGGAAPSGSAPGTRIPLPAPVPADTSAAARRSAVPLPRVPALALALLDGVSISRASNSWVIGGARTKSGKPILANDTHLALRAPSLWYLGAIHGGAIDAAGMMLPGFPIIVIGHSKRVAWGYTNAMVDDVDFFVEQVDPSDTTRYITPTGPMPFVVRPETIQVKGAAPVVQRVRVTRHGPVLSDVDERVKGKVLAMRWTAQDPSTEMAALVGMNRAGSAAEFAAALHGFNNPHQNVIFADVDGNIGYWMGGRVPVRKGGTGLLPVPGWTGEGDWTGWLGFDQHPHALNPAEGFIVTANNRQLPAASGYPYLIANDWAEPYRALRIREMILAGRGLTAADVQRQEMDVRDEMAVRYKAFAVRAAELAGDSAAARDLRAWTGDASVDSHAAALFYVWLENLRHAIGDDEYRGKPVYFPRTALEHVLDRNGGAWVDDVRTPAAETLDGLSAAAMRAAIATVGARTWGDLHVTQIAHPLGVVGMLNRSLGLNIGPFPNGGSGNTVKVAGYGGRTPPFVNAYGPSQRHVVDMADVDGEGGFVIPTGQSGVPTSRHYRDQTPMWRTGRLWRIPLDRGRAESRRVSRLVLKPR
- a CDS encoding PF20097 family protein; this translates as MPAMICPKCGSPMTTGFLLDSAQSPKPTEWIEGAPEKSFWTGLKLDRRRRFPLNADRCERCGFLELYA